The following are encoded together in the Methanomassiliicoccales archaeon genome:
- a CDS encoding DUF357 domain-containing protein, which produces MTGNVITEVHLERYLSITKRALEKLKIVAPQRSFGRKLAEDFLVMARSYYEDALTFRSKGDFVNAFACVNYAHGWLDCGARLGLFDVREDDQLFTLYE; this is translated from the coding sequence ATGACAGGCAATGTTATCACAGAGGTGCATCTCGAACGGTATCTTTCGATCACCAAAAGGGCGCTTGAGAAACTCAAGATCGTCGCGCCACAGAGATCATTTGGAAGGAAATTGGCCGAGGATTTTCTTGTTATGGCAAGATCGTATTACGAAGATGCGCTGACCTTTAGGTCCAAAGGTGATTTCGTCAACGCATTTGCATGCGTGAACTACGCGCACGGCTGGCTTGATTGTGGGGCCCGCCTAGGGTTATTCGATGTTAGGGAAGACGATCAGCTTTTTACACTCTACGAATAA